In Quercus robur chromosome 11, dhQueRobu3.1, whole genome shotgun sequence, the sequence tggCTGCGCGTGAGCTAATTTTTGGCTTCACCACCACtactttaaatatttttgacaCACTGTGCCAATGTTTCTAATTAACTTCTGTTTCTTAATAGTATGCCTATAGAATAATACTCTAACATGTTATTTTTGTAGACTTGAGTTAGATCAACCAGTAAAGTCTTTTGTTGTCAAATAAAAGATTTTGAGGTTCAAACCTTGTTTATACCAAAAATCGATCGATATCTTGGCCTAATGATAAAGatcaattattttgaaattgataccataggttgaaattctatcatgtaaaactaaaaacaaacaaacaaacaaaaaaacctaaCTTTCAATGGACAAAGAATCTTTCTTCTTGGATAAGGAACGTTAAGTTACTTATTTGACAACAAAAGTATTTTCCAACAACAAAACTTCAAATATATTAgtagtaaataaaaatataaatttgaagcAAATTCTAATACATTCATagtcattaatttatttaaattaatgttGTCCTACACATTATTAGAtttcattattatattttatccATTGACTCTAAACACGAGAGTTCTTGTAATCCATTCAGGCGTTAATGTCAAACGTACTTTCAGAAATGAGACGCGCGAAATATACAAATAATGTAACAATCTTGAACGTTGTTCTTCTTATCCAATATGTGCCAAGAGTTCTTCAAATCTACCTATCCTTGAAGGAACTGGAAGGATCGGTTATTCCCATAAAGATCAGAGCTtcattcaatttctttctaTACCTCCTGGCTGGTCATGTAAGTTTTAAAGTTTGCTTACAtagtaatttctttttcttttttacattgGCATATTGAGGATgacttatttatattttatattacttctttttaaattcaaaaataaaaaatattttatagaaaataagtggAAGCTTCATATTTATacaattctttttctctcttattgATATTGTTGTAATAGGTATTTGGAGCCTTTTGGTATTTTTTCTCGACTCAACGACTGACATCTTGTTGGCGTGAAGCGTGTTTACATCAAGGTGGATGCGTCCAAGGTTCTTTTAACTGTGACCACCGTTTTGGAAATCTTTCTGCTTTACATGATTTCTGCCCTATTGATTCAACAAATACAAGTACCTTTGATTTTGGAATATTTCACGAAGCCCTTAAGTCCGGGATCTTAGAGTCCAcagattttccaaaaaaattaatttactctGCCTGGTGGGGCTTGCGAAATTTAAGGTTTGCACATACCCTTTActattccatatatatatatatatatatatatatatatatatatcaattgttACAACAAGTAAAGGGACTCGATCTCTAGATATTCTCGTAATAGAAACTAAGCAATATCACTGAGTCACAAGAAGTAAGGGACTCGATCCCTAGATCTCCTCGTAATAGAAACTAAGCAATGTCATTGAGTCTCAAGGTTCATGACAATTTGTAtctattcttaattttttttttcatgcattagtTACTAATATAGTTATTAGTTCTCCTAGATTTTATTAGTAAtctcatttaataaaaatattattctattCTTTATTTCTTACGTGGTAAAATCGTAAACCATAATCACTCGTCCTCACACATTTGTAAACCATGAATTGCCTAATAAACATTGGATcacaatagaaagaaaatatttaatccatgaattgtttatatataaatatctgagtttttcactaaatttttatatatatttggatcttcaaagaaagaaactacaagttttttttttttcttttagtttgcTACTAATGGAACTAGTTTGCTTTTATCCTGGAGATGCTCTGGTATGTTTTGTtctttaactatatatatatatatatatatatatatatagtactatAAAAATTACTCTAAACCAAACTCAAGATAAATATATTAGGTATGTGAGTTCCacttaactcaactagtaaagtttctCATCATTAAATAACAAATCTAGGGTTTGAATTTTGCTTACGACTACACCAAAAgttgattggtatcttggtttaataataaagagtcaaagtttgtttagaccccttaaactaaattgtttaacctaatatattaaccCCTTAAACtaaattgtttaacctaatatattaactaagtgattacttagattaattttCAGATCTaagttaaaacaaataaatcatatcatgcaaagttgtagaaaagtaaataacaccacgatatgattacctaggaaaaccaatgaaactgacctgtttcaaagtaaaaacctagggaggatttgatcTAGTTATACTCAAGGTAAAccaaatccactataaaagaattgaggtttttacaaaaaatttaatcccAAATCTAATGCTATCTCatgtagtaacttactgacacgaccacagcCAAGCtttgaatccacggactccttctcttcttggattAAGAGCAACACAAGCACACccttgcttgtgactttgagatcccactcaaaggtttcagatcaccatCAGTAGTTGATCTTGAATGCAGCAACTAGTTCTACCAATCCTTGGTTGTAGTTTAAGCTCCGGTAGAATCTTATGTAGCtagaaggtacaaaacctctcaaatctcacaaagagtaacacaTAAGTTTTCCAAAAGTCTTcaaaacgtagctagggttttctttttatatgtgtAGAAGTTTAAgtgaaaccctaaacgtttttgTTGTGATTGGATTGAAAGAACCTTCTGCAGAAAACCCTATCTACGATTTTCAATCGGGCAGGTCTATTTCTTGATCGGTCGAGAATGATAGAACTTGAATTCTCTTTTCTGCAATCAGCTGGACTTTGTAATCTTGAAACACACTTATTTAAGCACATTCTAAACACTTGGACTAGACTAATTTTGCTCTCAATTTGCCAACACATTACAACCatgattctaaacatttagtCTAAATCTTTAGAAGTAGAACCTAACAAAGAGTAAGCATCATGGAGTTGaagtcataagttgaaactctatcttttgtgtgtatgtgtgcaaCCTAGTAAACAGGTCGGGTCAGCTTTCATTCAGGTTCTAGTTGATGCCCTACTGCATTACAAAATTTCGCTGGGTAAAAAACAAGTAgtctattattttcttattttaaaagttaaataatatatcaatttttaagtttacaTAATCAAAAGTTCACTAATGATATCATCactataaaagaacaaaaaaataaattgcaaatACCCACACACAAAGGCCAGCATATGTTCACAGAGTAAAAATTCAAATGGTCATCACCAAATCcactataaatatttttgtgataTAAACTAACAGACTAGACCTCCAATACAAGTAATAGATATATCGTATCCGAACTTTCTGCTCCTGCTATAACTATTGAACCAACCTTTAGTCTTCATAGTGATTTGGTGCCGCAAGTCGATTGCTAACCGTCAAACTAATCTCTTGGCCACTTCAAGGTCACTTGAAGATTTTAGTGTTTCCTTTATGGTTTCAACAACACATCCAATAAACTCAGTGATCTTGAAACTCTCAACCTCTCAAAGATGATGAAAGGGAGAGGGTTGGAAAGTAAAGAACATTCTCATATGAATTGTTTGTGTATTTTTTCGCCATCTTCCTTCTCAGCGACTTAGGTTTGATATTGGGGTTTTATATTTGTAGGCTTTGGGCTAGAAGTGGCTACACAAACTAATCTAGAAGCAAATCTCGAAATTTCCATACTAGGGCATTAGTTGACCAAAAGTCTTTTGCGctgttaaaaatatattagcCCACATATTCAATAGTTCCAAGCCCAGTCACACTTGGTATACAAGTCAAGACATATTTTTGTATTAGTTAATTAATCATAGTTAATGTGTGGTTAGTCTAAGGTTAAGCCTATTATAAATACCCTATATTGGTTTCATTGTAACATAGGATATGTACTTCACGCATATAtcaaagatgtagcccttaatgGTTTCTTCCTTGAACGTAGGTTGTAAGACCGAACCACATGATTCATTGTGTTTTCTTGTGTCacttttttatgtttctgaTTCTACAtctattttttatcttctctaatttatttaacatggtattagagccaacAATCTTGGCCTCTAGAAAAATCTTTGTCCCTATTCCAAGCTTTTTCTTGCAAGCCACCAGACTATGGTCTCCATAGCAACTCCATGACTTAGTCTAGATCTATCTCCGTTGCTAGGCAACCTCAAACATGCCTCTGCACCCTCCAGTATGCGCCTCAACACTTGTTTCACGTGCCTCACATGCCATTGATATTTGCACATCACGTGCCTTCTTGAGTTCCACGCACTATAAACGTGGTCTGCCTCTAATGACATCATCAATGATGTCATCATTTGACATGTGTAGCTCTTATGTCTTGCCAAACTAGGCTTCATCATGTCTGCTTGCTAGCTTCTTTGTGTCATCGCCAGTAACCACATCaaccttctctctttctcccttcaTATTATTGTTGATGTCATCAATACCATCAAGTAGGGATGGCCATACCCATTAGGTAATGGCTATCCAACCCTACCTGATCCAAATGTTTCAGGTAATACTCGGTTCTTCATGGGTAGAGCTTAATCGGGTAGGATACGGATATTACCCGAATTtttcgggtagggtatggatattatccaaacccgacccgtaaaaaaaaaaaaaaaaaaaaaaaaccaacctcTCTTATTGTCACTTCCCTCTCCCTGGCATTAAGATTAGAAGGGTTGTAGTCACCTTGAGCATTTCCCATCAAATCCTCGAGCAATTCAAGCTTCTGGGCAACCTCGGCCATGTCTAAAACTCGAACTTGGTAACCTAACACAGCTAAGAGCTCGTCCATGCCACCATCTTGTTGTACTTCCTCTTCCCAACACATCTTGGCTTTTCCAGTACTTGAGCTGCCAGTCATGGACGAGTCAGGCAAGGGTTGGAGATCTCGTCGAACAAAACCCTCATTGAGCTGCCAGTCACAGACGAGTCAGGCAAGGGTTGGAGATCTCGCCGATCAAAACCCTCATTGATCAAAACCCTCGTCGATCTCGCCGATCAAAACCCTCATTGATTAAAACCCTCGTTGATCTCGCTGACCTCGAAATCCGTTGACATCGCTCCATTCTCGTCTACTATCCCCATCCTTATCAACATGTCCATCTTTGGTGGCTTCGGCGCTAGAGGAAGAGGCGGCGGTggcggaggaggaggaggaggagatgaCATCGCTCCATTCTCTCTCTATCACCCTGTTTCTTTCTCGAGAAACTGTGGGGAAAAAAGAACAGATATATCATAAATATACTATGAGAtgagaattgagagagagagagatgaacgTAAACggtgcaaaaaagaaaagaaaaaagaagttgctgtatttggatttatttttaataataataataataataaattaaatgggtttcgggtagggtatggatatccatGGATAATATATTCGGGTAAGATTCGGGTATGGATACTAATGCGTATTGATATTCGGGTATCCATGGATAAACTTTTCGGGTAGGGTATGGGTATACccgatccataccctacccatggCCATCAAATCAGGTTGACCCAAACAAAACAACTGACCTTAACTATTTCTTGAATCGGTTTCCCTTTGAAGCGCTAAACTGGACCGGTCCAAACTAACCATTGACTTTGAATCATCAAATTGGGTTGACCCAAACCAAACAACTAACCTTAACTCTTTCTTGAATCGGTTTCCTTTTGAAGCACTAGATTGGACAGGTCTAAGCTAACCGTTGACTTTGAATCTGCTTACTTAGACAAATGGCTTGGactattgacttttttttacgTTAACCACAAGCCGAAATTTTTCGACCAGGCATATCTTACTCAGGTTTCcccataaatttaattttcgAGTCTGTTTCCCCATTTAAGACTCATAAATTACTTAATTTGccaatttctcattctttttttggTCTCGTATATGGGAAAAACTTGCCAATTGTGCTTCATCATTATGTCATTTTCGCTGATTTTGTTCAAgctgttagggtcatattttcatGTGTTGGCATATCCTTtcacaaaacacactttacttgtaattaggtagttCTAAATGGTTTCTAGAATATCATGAAGTATATTTTACAAACTAGACATGTGGTATTATTGAAGATATAAAGACTGCaacaaaaaacaagtgaagaaaagctaaaAAAGTGAATCTCGACACTAGCTCAATACTAGCATATATcgataataaataaagaaccttgatacctctcgatctatcgagcttcgcaaattcaaaattttcaaatattttttcagCCCATGATGACTTGGACTTCTAGGGTTTCATTCACTTAACTTTTTGGGGATATGAAAGCTTTATTTTAAAGTCATCACAAGACACAAAGACTCAATTAGAAGATCTATACACTTATTTTGAAGCTACTACGTTCTTATGTGccttagagttttgtaaccaagtgcttcatTCTCTACAAGTgtattgaagaactttgcatccaACAACAAGCTTCAAGTTGCTAgtagttagtcacatactaggatctGTGCAAAGGGAAGAAGTCTTTACAAAATTAAGACCAATTGGGAATTGGCATAAGGATTCTATCATAGGTAGATACTTTTGGATAGACCAAGTTTGGGGTAAGATTCCTTGTACTTCTTGATTTTGATTAGTGATTTTGAATGATGACCTAAAAAACACTCAGTTGGGTTTCTGTCTTGTGAGAAGCTTTCCTCATTAGTtaacaaattaccgtgtcaatttattttttgttgcactCTAGTTTATTTGGGGATTTGTTCAAGCCTTCACgatttgcatataattttgtaaattctcactttatttaaagttataaatttttaagattAGTTTCTCAGACTCTCATACATTATAGTTGTGCCATTTTTGCAGTTCTTTTGGTTCAAACCTCCAAACAAGCACGTACATATGGGAAAATGCCTTTGCATTTGGAATTTCTATCTTTGGCctgttattatttctttatttcttgggAAACTTGCAGGTAAGTATCCAATCCTTTTCCtttcaattcttttcttttaaaaattgtttaagtGTCCTAGTTGtacagttgagagagagagagaatcaccttttttttaatataattcaaTAGCTACAACGATAGGAAATGATGGATTTAAAACCTGGACCTCTTATGTATGCCAAAggacaaaaaataagaaataataaaaaattagaaagagtaaaaattaaatgaaagatACAGATTCTACTTACCATGATACCCTAGATTTCCTCTACATAATAACATCTAAACATTAATGTTCCAAAAATGAAAGTCGTTCACAATATGGAACCATCTCAACGACAATATTTTATACCCATATCACTCAAATTGATTGAATCCATCAATCCCTAGTATACCCAATCCAACCATTTCTTTAGATAAATAGAGAGTTAGGTTTCATAATAACATTTTATAGATAGCAATGTGATTCTAAATCTTGGAAAATCAGAAGTAATAGACAGAGCACCAAGCCACCAGCCTACTCATATTTCTACTATGTACTAATGGCAGCCACATCTGGCTGACTTAAAAGCGGATCAGGCAAAACTTGATACAATTAAATCCCATTAGATCTACCATCATGCACTCTTGGTGCAATgatcactctacaagtataagtgcttgtgaggtaTGGGGGGGGGACAAaggtcggggttcaagtttcCAAGGAGTATCACATACaaatatacttagattagactagagtagaatttctatcttgtatttaaaaaaaaaaaaaaaaaaccattaggtCATTTAACCTAGAG encodes:
- the LOC126704655 gene encoding cyclic nucleotide-gated ion channel 1-like gives rise to the protein MVHFVVNFYIEKNKDKSNPTSANESNGQRYKFWNFSQEEKKLWMLWMWFMFHIIVILPIPQALMSNVLSEMRRAKYTNNVTILNVVLLIQYVPRVLQIYLSLKELEGSVIPIKIRASFNFFLYLLAGHVFGAFWYFFSTQRLTSCWREACLHQGGCVQGSFNCDHRFGNLSALHDFCPIDSTNTSTFDFGIFHEALKSGILESTDFPKKLIYSAWWGLRNLSSFGSNLQTSTYIWENAFAFGISIFGLLLFLYFLGNLQVYMQRGATKSLKISESILNVESPVTV